The following proteins come from a genomic window of Rhodoligotrophos sp. CJ14:
- a CDS encoding ABC transporter substrate-binding protein, with protein sequence MRRHGPLSRMTCRAALLVAGFAMFANTALAQDTITIAGWGGNYQEALSKAVWQPTAEKLGITILEDTTNGLADVRAQVSANSVLWDITELTIDGCAQGETEGLFEDLDYGIIDKSGFDPAVVQRTYIGLNYYSNVIGWNKEKFKEGPQSWADFWNVEKFPGRRSLRNDPAEVLEAALLADGVEPSKLYPLDLDRAFKSLEKIKPHISVWWSSGAQSAQLVADGEVDLIGAWNGRISAAVQSGAPFEFTFNQGLLIADCLVIPKGAKNKDLAMKALATAVSAEMLANLPQYIDYGPANLKAYDTGKISPEMAKTLNTSPENAPKQAVVRGDWWGKHGAEARERWAQFINQ encoded by the coding sequence ATGCGTCGTCACGGACCTCTTTCTCGGATGACCTGCCGGGCCGCCTTGCTCGTTGCGGGTTTTGCCATGTTCGCCAACACCGCTTTGGCGCAAGACACGATCACCATTGCGGGCTGGGGCGGCAACTACCAGGAGGCCCTGTCCAAGGCCGTTTGGCAGCCCACTGCGGAAAAACTCGGCATCACCATTCTGGAGGACACGACCAACGGCCTTGCGGATGTCCGCGCGCAAGTGTCCGCCAACAGCGTGCTCTGGGATATCACCGAGCTGACGATCGACGGCTGCGCCCAGGGTGAGACGGAAGGCCTGTTCGAAGACCTGGACTATGGCATCATCGACAAATCAGGCTTCGATCCCGCGGTGGTGCAGCGCACCTATATCGGGCTCAACTATTATTCCAACGTCATCGGTTGGAATAAGGAGAAGTTCAAGGAAGGCCCGCAATCCTGGGCCGACTTCTGGAATGTCGAGAAATTCCCCGGCCGCCGCTCCCTGCGCAATGACCCCGCCGAGGTTCTGGAAGCAGCGCTGCTCGCCGATGGCGTTGAGCCCAGCAAGCTCTATCCGCTGGATCTCGACCGGGCCTTCAAGAGCCTTGAGAAGATCAAGCCGCATATCTCTGTCTGGTGGTCCTCCGGTGCGCAATCCGCCCAGCTTGTGGCCGATGGCGAGGTTGATCTGATCGGTGCCTGGAACGGCCGCATCAGCGCCGCGGTCCAATCCGGTGCGCCCTTCGAGTTCACCTTCAACCAGGGCCTGCTCATCGCCGATTGCCTCGTGATCCCGAAGGGGGCGAAGAACAAGGATCTCGCCATGAAGGCGCTGGCGACGGCGGTCTCGGCGGAGATGCTCGCCAACTTGCCTCAGTATATCGACTACGGCCCGGCCAATCTGAAGGCGTATGACACCGGCAAGATCTCTCCCGAAATGGCCAAGACCCTCAACACTTCGCCCGAGAATGCGCCCAAGCAGGCCGTTGTACGCGGCGACTGGTGGGGCAAGCACGGCGCTGAGGCACGTGAGCGCTGGGCCCAGTTCATCAATCAATAA
- a CDS encoding ABC transporter ATP-binding protein has translation MTVRDGSASRMGLDISIRSLVKHYGDYTALDGVSLDIRAGEFLTLLGPSGSGKSTLLMVIAGFIRPTSGLLRFGSRDVTKLEPHKRNIGVVFQNYALFPHMTVGANVAYPLKLRGLPKNRIAERVSWALSLVKLDGYGDRSIDQLSGGQRQRVALARAVVFEPDVLLMDEPLSALDKKLREHMQIEIRRLHDKLGVTTIYVTHDQREALTMSDRIAVINHGRFEQIADPRTLYENPASSFVADFIGDATVLALDGNGAGHTLSGRSVRSNGHACTNQPGFLVLRPEKLRILNGIDDEQWNRFAGVVNEIVYQGDSVLLSIELANGETIFLRQPTDQTTLETLPRKGQPIDIGLHVNDTLIVPGMAAP, from the coding sequence ATGACAGTTCGTGACGGCTCGGCTTCGCGCATGGGGCTGGACATCAGCATCAGGTCCCTGGTCAAGCACTATGGTGATTACACGGCCCTCGACGGCGTAAGTCTCGACATCCGCGCGGGCGAGTTCCTGACCCTGCTTGGACCATCCGGCTCGGGCAAATCGACCCTGCTGATGGTGATCGCCGGCTTTATCCGGCCCACCTCGGGGCTTCTGCGCTTCGGCAGCCGCGACGTGACCAAGCTCGAACCCCACAAGCGGAACATCGGCGTCGTGTTCCAGAACTATGCGCTGTTCCCGCACATGACGGTGGGCGCCAATGTGGCTTATCCCCTGAAGCTGCGCGGCCTGCCCAAGAACCGGATCGCCGAGCGCGTGAGCTGGGCTCTGTCACTGGTGAAGCTTGACGGTTATGGCGACCGCAGCATCGACCAGCTCTCGGGCGGCCAGCGCCAGCGGGTTGCCCTGGCGCGTGCTGTGGTCTTCGAGCCCGACGTGCTGCTCATGGATGAGCCTCTGTCGGCGCTCGATAAGAAGCTGCGCGAGCACATGCAGATCGAGATCCGGCGCCTGCATGACAAATTGGGCGTGACCACGATCTATGTCACCCATGACCAGCGCGAGGCGCTGACCATGTCTGACCGCATTGCGGTGATCAACCACGGGCGCTTCGAACAGATCGCCGACCCGCGCACCCTGTACGAGAACCCTGCCAGCAGCTTTGTTGCCGATTTCATCGGCGATGCCACGGTTCTCGCGCTGGATGGGAACGGCGCCGGCCACACCCTGAGTGGCCGCTCCGTGCGCAGCAACGGCCATGCCTGCACGAACCAGCCGGGTTTCCTGGTCCTGCGCCCTGAGAAGCTTCGCATTCTCAATGGCATCGACGACGAGCAGTGGAACCGCTTCGCCGGCGTCGTGAACGAGATCGTCTATCAAGGTGACAGCGTCCTGCTCTCGATCGAGCTGGCCAATGGCGAAACGATTTTCCTGCGCCAACCGACGGATCAAACGACCCTCGAAACGCTTCCGCGCAAGGGCCAGCCGATTGATATCGGCTTGCACGTCAATGACACTTTGATCGTGCCCGGGATGGCGGCGCCATGA
- a CDS encoding ABC transporter permease, protein MMVHSAEEMEAKDRGERLRLLGLSTPSVLLVTVILLIPVGWLFWLSFSGPNGLSLVNYVRLYENSAYLTIFQTTFVLSLIVTVVTAVLGYPFAYLLSQLPRTLAILGLFVVLLPFWTSTLVRTYSWLVLLQRRGMINTLLMKLGIIQEPLGLVYNSTGVVIGMVHIMLPFMVLPLYAAMKSVDPTLVRAAVSLGATRRHAFFTIFAPLTLPGLIAGSLLVFIYCLGFYITPQILGGGRVNLVSMKILENATVYSDWGAASALGVVLLVATLLIFKLIQKIVPVERLLRSP, encoded by the coding sequence ATGATGGTGCATTCGGCCGAGGAAATGGAGGCCAAGGATAGGGGCGAGAGGCTGCGGCTGCTCGGCTTGTCCACCCCATCGGTGCTGCTGGTCACCGTCATTCTGCTTATCCCCGTCGGCTGGCTCTTCTGGTTGTCCTTCTCAGGCCCCAACGGCCTCTCGCTCGTCAATTATGTCAGGCTCTACGAGAACAGCGCCTATCTCACGATCTTTCAGACGACCTTCGTTCTCAGCCTGATCGTGACCGTGGTCACTGCCGTCCTCGGCTATCCCTTCGCCTATCTCTTGTCGCAGCTCCCGCGCACCCTTGCCATTCTCGGCCTCTTCGTCGTCTTGCTGCCATTCTGGACCTCAACCCTCGTCCGCACGTATTCCTGGCTGGTGCTGCTGCAGCGGCGCGGAATGATCAACACGCTGCTCATGAAGCTCGGCATCATCCAGGAGCCGCTGGGACTGGTCTATAACAGCACCGGCGTGGTGATCGGCATGGTCCACATCATGCTGCCCTTCATGGTGCTGCCGCTCTATGCCGCCATGAAATCGGTAGATCCGACACTGGTGCGGGCGGCGGTCAGCCTCGGCGCGACCCGGCGTCATGCCTTCTTCACCATTTTTGCGCCCCTTACCCTGCCCGGCCTCATCGCCGGCTCGCTTCTTGTCTTCATCTATTGCCTCGGCTTCTACATCACGCCACAGATCCTCGGCGGCGGGCGTGTCAATCTCGTCTCGATGAAGATCCTTGAGAATGCCACCGTCTATTCCGATTGGGGCGCGGCCTCGGCTTTGGGCGTGGTGCTGCTGGTTGCGACCCTCCTCATTTTCAAACTGATTCAGAAGATCGTGCCCGTCGAGCGACTGCTGAGGAGTCCGTGA
- a CDS encoding ABC transporter permease yields MDDQTVSHRQRLWLYAFGIAISIFLLAPIAIVIPISFSPGEFLEFPPPELSLRWYRSFFSSAEWMSATWVSIKAAVLTVLVATPLGVAAAYGLHVSQSRLATTIRPLLLVPLIVPVIIVAIGVFYLYARLSLINTLTGLVLAHSVLALPFVFVVVSAGLQRYDMAQELVARSLGASRLKAFLTVTLPQIRQSVISGALFAFVTSFDEVVIALFVSRGPSSTLTRKMFTSLRDQVSPTIAAISTLLILVTLLVAGLILIAQFRQGSKRLARVE; encoded by the coding sequence ATGGACGATCAGACTGTCTCGCACCGCCAGCGCCTATGGCTCTATGCCTTTGGCATCGCCATCAGCATTTTCCTGTTGGCGCCGATTGCGATCGTGATCCCCATCTCATTCTCGCCGGGCGAGTTTCTGGAGTTTCCGCCCCCAGAGCTTTCCCTGCGCTGGTACCGCTCGTTCTTCTCCAGCGCCGAATGGATGAGCGCCACCTGGGTTTCGATCAAGGCGGCCGTGCTTACGGTCCTGGTGGCAACCCCGCTCGGCGTGGCCGCCGCCTATGGTCTGCATGTCTCCCAGTCCCGGCTCGCGACGACCATCCGGCCGCTGCTGCTGGTGCCCCTGATCGTCCCGGTGATCATCGTCGCGATCGGCGTATTCTATCTCTATGCGCGGCTGTCGCTCATCAACACGCTCACCGGCCTTGTGCTGGCCCACAGCGTGCTCGCCCTGCCCTTCGTCTTCGTGGTGGTGAGCGCCGGACTGCAGCGCTACGACATGGCCCAGGAACTTGTGGCACGCTCGCTCGGTGCCTCCCGTCTGAAGGCCTTTCTTACGGTCACCCTGCCACAAATCCGGCAATCGGTGATTTCTGGTGCCCTGTTCGCCTTCGTCACATCCTTCGATGAAGTCGTGATCGCGCTGTTCGTCTCGCGCGGACCCTCATCGACTCTCACGCGCAAGATGTTCACCTCCTTGCGCGACCAGGTCAGCCCCACCATCGCCGCCATCTCGACCCTCCTCATCTTGGTGACCCTCCTTGTGGCCGGGCTGATCCTCATCGCCCAGTTCCGTCAGGGGTCCAAGCGCTTGGCGAGGGTAGAATGA
- a CDS encoding flavin reductase family protein, whose amino-acid sequence MSSADQGYHCDPEHFRSAMRYFPASVCVITTGTAPNRSGLTATAVCSLSMAPPRILVCLNAETTTCKAIQANTRFAVNVLSQNHIELARCFGGIGQAPAGEQRFSQGCWRDGAFGVPVLDDALHVLECGLIRCHEAGTHNILVGQVLHVPKQGQHEALLYRNGTFGSWAPL is encoded by the coding sequence ATGAGCAGCGCGGACCAGGGCTACCACTGCGACCCCGAACACTTTCGCTCGGCGATGCGCTATTTCCCTGCGAGCGTCTGTGTGATTACGACAGGCACCGCGCCCAACCGCAGCGGCCTCACCGCAACCGCGGTCTGCTCCCTGTCGATGGCACCGCCACGGATTCTCGTCTGCCTCAATGCCGAAACCACGACCTGCAAGGCCATTCAGGCCAATACGCGTTTCGCCGTGAATGTCTTGAGCCAGAACCACATAGAACTCGCCCGCTGCTTTGGCGGTATCGGTCAGGCGCCCGCCGGCGAGCAAAGGTTCAGTCAAGGATGCTGGCGCGATGGCGCATTCGGCGTCCCGGTGCTAGACGACGCGCTTCACGTGCTGGAATGTGGGCTTATTCGCTGTCATGAAGCAGGCACCCACAACATTCTCGTCGGCCAGGTGCTGCACGTCCCCAAGCAAGGACAGCACGAGGCCCTGCTTTACCGGAATGGCACGTTCGGTTCCTGGGCGCCCCTTTAG
- a CDS encoding helix-turn-helix domain-containing protein, translating to MTPIAADRQVSMPVAGRLEQIREIAGAVNATSDLPAILDQIVFATCHHSIWWTSGIMALNRSTGYSELVTRYAPPSAVYETLPKRWSLDTSPSRLAVERRQPIIIHDAQETTDYLSYRRDAIARDYHTVVVLSLNVSDAEGRDLVLAVHSKKKIEVTKEELDFLSTISHLAAIAVNKAKLVNVERAYSARLRGVLDLSAGLFQRVLEDGRMDAIAPLIEAALLHPIAVLDFTTDRVYAGRAPDSLKVTDKQWAELLQAEAYATLRHQVLSAGPSGFNTPFPLQLGAECVTARMEAIRIDGETVGGLVIFPVGRGVSDFDILIAQNAKFALSTVLIRSYVASRQLFAEVGDLLERAVDGRGTREPAFQARAGRLGWGLTQESQLLLVSAQDEKVGLEIGAIRSLERDLKRIHPDFMIGPIRQQIIVSIASQKYTPRLKQVLASAVEKIVRWQTGHPAIIIEGPKISGIEELSKGFSSCLRTLALARMFKRTGLIQEADFGPYALLISALDDHAVPGFVAQTVGAIKAYDLKHGTELLRTSNIFIELNCRHQKAAEALGIHVSTLRYRIARVQSVFGIDLRCAETRFALGLAMRLDGMAGGS from the coding sequence ATGACCCCTATCGCGGCTGACCGGCAGGTTTCCATGCCGGTCGCCGGTCGTCTGGAGCAAATTCGGGAGATCGCCGGCGCGGTCAACGCGACGAGCGATCTGCCCGCCATATTGGACCAGATTGTCTTCGCCACCTGTCATCACTCGATCTGGTGGACAAGTGGCATCATGGCGCTGAACAGATCCACCGGTTATTCCGAACTGGTCACGCGCTATGCGCCGCCCAGTGCGGTCTATGAGACGCTTCCAAAGCGGTGGTCGCTGGATACGAGCCCATCGAGGCTTGCGGTCGAGCGAAGGCAGCCGATCATCATCCATGATGCTCAGGAAACGACGGACTATCTGAGCTATCGTCGGGATGCAATTGCACGCGACTATCACACGGTCGTGGTTCTGTCTTTGAACGTGTCGGATGCGGAAGGACGCGATCTCGTCCTTGCGGTTCATTCCAAGAAGAAGATCGAGGTCACCAAAGAGGAGCTCGATTTCCTCTCGACCATCTCTCATTTGGCGGCGATCGCAGTCAACAAGGCCAAGCTGGTCAATGTGGAGCGTGCCTATAGCGCGCGCCTCAGAGGCGTGCTCGATCTCAGCGCGGGGCTGTTCCAGCGTGTGCTTGAAGATGGCCGCATGGATGCGATCGCTCCACTGATCGAGGCGGCCTTGCTACACCCGATCGCCGTGCTCGATTTCACGACCGATCGGGTTTACGCGGGTCGAGCTCCCGACAGCCTCAAAGTCACAGACAAGCAATGGGCAGAGCTTCTGCAAGCGGAAGCCTACGCGACCTTGCGCCATCAGGTGCTCTCTGCCGGTCCTTCCGGGTTCAATACGCCGTTCCCACTGCAGCTGGGCGCCGAGTGTGTGACTGCTCGCATGGAGGCGATCCGGATCGATGGCGAGACGGTCGGTGGCTTGGTCATCTTTCCAGTGGGGCGGGGGGTCAGCGATTTCGACATTCTCATCGCGCAGAACGCCAAGTTCGCCTTAAGCACGGTGCTCATCAGGAGTTATGTCGCCTCACGGCAGCTGTTTGCGGAGGTGGGGGATCTCCTGGAGCGGGCCGTGGATGGCAGAGGAACCCGTGAGCCGGCCTTCCAGGCGCGGGCGGGCCGCCTCGGCTGGGGCCTCACACAGGAATCGCAGCTGTTGCTCGTCTCTGCTCAGGATGAAAAGGTCGGGTTGGAGATCGGCGCAATCCGAAGTCTCGAGCGAGATCTGAAACGCATTCATCCCGACTTCATGATCGGGCCCATCAGGCAGCAGATCATCGTCAGCATTGCGAGCCAGAAATATACGCCGCGACTGAAGCAGGTTCTCGCCTCGGCCGTTGAAAAGATCGTGCGGTGGCAGACGGGTCATCCCGCCATCATCATCGAGGGGCCGAAGATTTCAGGGATCGAGGAGCTGTCCAAAGGCTTCAGCTCGTGCCTGCGGACCCTGGCGCTGGCCCGCATGTTCAAACGAACGGGGCTCATTCAGGAGGCGGATTTCGGCCCATACGCCCTGTTGATTTCGGCCCTGGATGATCATGCGGTGCCAGGCTTCGTGGCGCAGACCGTCGGCGCCATCAAGGCTTATGACCTGAAACATGGCACCGAGCTCTTGAGGACGTCCAACATCTTCATTGAACTGAATTGTCGTCATCAGAAGGCCGCCGAAGCGCTCGGCATTCACGTCTCGACGCTTCGCTATCGGATCGCGCGGGTGCAATCGGTGTTCGGTATCGACCTCAGATGTGCGGAAACCCGGTTCGCCCTGGGATTGGCCATGCGCCTGGATGGCATGGCGGGCGGGTCGTAA
- a CDS encoding alpha/beta hydrolase, with protein MNLPWPVHPDMRELLAAKAAVPKEADPQTLRAGWTSYANALQRSYPPGMEVRDLELDCDVADGPRKIRVRLYRSAAASDAAPCVVYLHGGAFIKGNLDSGDPIAWGIADYVGCVSFGVEYRLAPEHPFPAGVEDCYAVVSYISAHAAEFGIDPAKLAVWGDSAGGNMAAACCLMARDRGGPAIAAQVLVYPCLTDELTSESYRTYAEAPVTTASIDRAWSLYLGDRRPTNNPYAAPLKATDLSNLPPAHVHEAQIDCLADDSVQYAERLKAAGNRVVLRRAKDMIHGFVRARFSGPTAEAEFDAPCKFLREIFAGV; from the coding sequence TTGAATTTGCCATGGCCTGTGCACCCCGACATGCGCGAATTGCTTGCCGCGAAGGCGGCAGTGCCCAAAGAGGCCGATCCGCAGACCCTTCGGGCGGGCTGGACGTCCTATGCCAATGCGCTTCAGCGCAGCTATCCGCCCGGGATGGAGGTGCGCGATCTGGAGCTCGATTGCGATGTGGCCGATGGACCGCGCAAAATAAGGGTGCGGCTCTACCGGTCGGCGGCGGCATCGGATGCGGCACCTTGCGTCGTCTATCTGCATGGAGGCGCATTCATCAAAGGCAATCTCGACAGTGGCGATCCGATCGCGTGGGGTATCGCCGATTATGTCGGCTGTGTTTCGTTCGGTGTGGAATATCGCCTCGCGCCGGAGCACCCTTTCCCGGCGGGCGTTGAGGATTGCTATGCGGTGGTCTCCTATATCTCCGCCCATGCTGCCGAGTTCGGCATCGATCCCGCCAAGCTGGCGGTCTGGGGAGACAGCGCCGGGGGTAATATGGCGGCGGCCTGCTGCCTCATGGCGCGCGACCGCGGCGGCCCCGCCATCGCCGCACAGGTCCTTGTCTATCCATGCTTGACCGACGAACTGACCTCGGAGTCCTACCGCACCTACGCGGAGGCGCCCGTGACGACAGCGTCTATCGATCGTGCGTGGAGCCTTTATCTCGGCGACCGGCGCCCGACCAACAATCCTTACGCCGCGCCGCTCAAGGCCACGGATCTGTCGAACCTGCCGCCTGCCCATGTGCATGAGGCGCAGATCGACTGCCTCGCAGATGACAGCGTGCAATATGCCGAGCGCCTGAAGGCCGCCGGCAACCGCGTGGTGCTTCGGCGGGCGAAGGACATGATCCATGGCTTCGTGCGCGCCCGGTTCAGCGGGCCAACCGCCGAGGCGGAATTTGACGCGCCCTGCAAATTTCTGCGAGAAATATTTGCTGGAGTGTAG
- the proX gene encoding glycine betaine/L-proline ABC transporter substrate-binding protein ProX, whose amino-acid sequence MSALRKSWTRLIAVAAAVALLGAHEAAQADAAKPGEGKTIRYARSNSLGASYIQDEIVIAALEKLGYEVKMTTLVAPAFYAAASEGGMDLITSINWPQNQVPYEQVKDKLALINQGSIIGGGINGYLIDKKTAEAHNITNFEQLKDPKLAALFDTNGDGKADLNNCDPGWSCGDVVEYQVKEYGLSDTVRSVRAKYEVIMAETFARAARGEPVLFYTWSPSWVVNTLQPGRDVVWLPTPYEALPTGVASPGSALVKDVVGCAGGQNPCRMTIGAWNYVSIGNREFLAENPAVTKFLEQLRFPLTTWTEWEGEIKESTADQHIKQVAASWIAANQQQFDEWVSNATK is encoded by the coding sequence ATGAGTGCTTTACGTAAATCATGGACAAGGCTGATCGCGGTTGCTGCGGCCGTCGCGCTGCTCGGCGCGCATGAGGCTGCACAGGCTGATGCGGCCAAGCCCGGCGAGGGCAAGACGATCAGGTACGCGCGATCCAACTCCCTGGGCGCGAGCTATATCCAGGATGAGATCGTCATCGCGGCCCTCGAGAAGCTCGGCTACGAAGTAAAGATGACCACACTCGTCGCCCCGGCATTCTATGCGGCGGCGTCAGAGGGTGGCATGGATCTCATCACCAGCATCAACTGGCCACAGAACCAGGTGCCTTACGAGCAGGTCAAAGACAAGCTCGCGCTCATTAACCAGGGTTCGATCATCGGCGGCGGCATCAACGGCTACCTGATCGACAAGAAGACAGCCGAAGCGCACAACATCACCAATTTCGAACAGCTCAAAGACCCCAAGCTTGCGGCCTTGTTCGACACCAATGGTGACGGAAAGGCGGATCTCAACAATTGCGATCCCGGCTGGAGCTGCGGCGACGTGGTCGAATATCAGGTCAAAGAGTATGGCCTCAGCGATACGGTGCGCTCGGTGCGCGCCAAGTATGAGGTGATCATGGCCGAGACCTTCGCGCGAGCCGCACGGGGCGAGCCAGTGCTCTTCTATACCTGGAGCCCGTCATGGGTCGTGAACACCTTGCAGCCGGGGCGGGACGTGGTCTGGCTGCCGACCCCCTATGAAGCGCTGCCGACTGGGGTCGCAAGCCCCGGCTCGGCGCTGGTAAAGGACGTGGTCGGCTGTGCCGGGGGGCAGAATCCCTGCCGGATGACGATCGGCGCCTGGAACTATGTCTCGATCGGCAATCGTGAGTTCCTCGCTGAAAATCCGGCCGTGACCAAGTTTCTCGAGCAGCTCCGCTTTCCCCTGACCACATGGACGGAATGGGAGGGTGAGATCAAGGAGAGCACCGCCGATCAGCATATCAAGCAGGTGGCGGCCTCCTGGATCGCCGCCAATCAGCAGCAGTTTGACGAGTGGGTCAGCAACGCCACGAAATGA
- a CDS encoding LLM class flavin-dependent oxidoreductase, giving the protein MKFSLSLHMERFSPDKDMAEVKRNLLTLVRMADEGGFHTLWAPEHHTIEFMIAPNPFTLLTWWGDNTERVRLGTATIVAPYWNPLRLAGEAALCDHLTNGRLELGIARGAFQYEFDRLAGGLPQQQGGAYMRELVPAVKELWKGNYEHKGKIWSFPSSTSVPRPVQQPHPPIWIAARDPDTYDWAFKVGANIMATPLSSPMSEVINLANKFRKAMADNPGVPRPKFLMLRRACVYERDEDWEIPVKLSIDYGRSFENLFHNIGTVDYGFPEKVSYDTVVNRANYDPQVVREAMLFGTPDQVIEKLAAYEAAGVDEMVLAICFNTPFEMQKKTIELFVREVMPEFARRSKTTETPPAVPA; this is encoded by the coding sequence ATGAAATTCTCTCTATCCCTCCATATGGAGCGCTTCAGTCCCGACAAGGACATGGCGGAGGTCAAAAGAAACCTCCTCACCCTGGTGAGAATGGCCGACGAGGGCGGGTTTCATACGCTGTGGGCTCCGGAGCATCATACGATCGAATTCATGATCGCCCCCAACCCGTTCACGCTACTCACCTGGTGGGGCGATAACACGGAGCGCGTTCGGCTGGGCACCGCGACCATCGTCGCGCCCTACTGGAATCCGCTAAGGCTTGCTGGTGAAGCTGCTCTTTGCGATCACCTGACCAATGGACGCCTCGAACTGGGGATTGCCCGCGGGGCATTCCAGTATGAGTTCGACCGCTTGGCCGGCGGCCTGCCTCAGCAGCAGGGCGGCGCCTATATGCGCGAGCTGGTGCCGGCGGTGAAGGAATTGTGGAAAGGCAATTACGAGCATAAGGGCAAGATCTGGAGCTTTCCGAGCTCTACCTCCGTGCCCAGGCCTGTGCAGCAGCCTCACCCGCCGATCTGGATCGCGGCGCGCGATCCCGACACCTACGACTGGGCCTTCAAGGTGGGCGCCAACATCATGGCGACGCCACTCTCCTCGCCCATGTCCGAAGTCATCAATCTCGCGAACAAGTTCCGCAAGGCCATGGCCGATAATCCCGGCGTGCCGCGGCCGAAATTCCTGATGCTGCGGCGGGCTTGTGTTTACGAGCGAGACGAGGATTGGGAGATCCCGGTCAAGCTCTCGATCGATTACGGCAGAAGCTTCGAGAACCTGTTCCACAATATCGGAACGGTCGATTACGGATTTCCCGAGAAGGTGTCGTATGACACGGTCGTCAATCGTGCCAATTACGACCCGCAGGTGGTCCGAGAGGCGATGCTGTTCGGCACGCCTGACCAGGTGATCGAGAAGCTCGCGGCCTATGAGGCGGCGGGGGTCGACGAGATGGTTCTGGCCATATGCTTCAACACACCCTTCGAGATGCAGAAGAAGACGATCGAATTGTTCGTCCGTGAGGTCATGCCGGAATTCGCGCGTCGGTCGAAAACAACCGAAACGCCGCCAGCGGTACCGGCGTGA
- a CDS encoding metallophosphoesterase family protein, producing the protein MLKVGILSDTHGLLRPQVNDALAGVDHIIHAGDIGRPEIIEALRRIAPVTAIRGNIDTAIWAQIYPDSQMVNLGGRCFYVLHDLKTLRDDPRSSGIDVIVSGHSHRPRIETIDGVLYLNPGSCGPRRFSLPVTIATLALDENRIEPRLHHLDATAR; encoded by the coding sequence ATGCTGAAGGTCGGAATCCTATCGGACACCCACGGCCTCCTCCGGCCGCAGGTGAACGACGCTCTCGCCGGCGTGGATCATATCATCCATGCCGGTGATATCGGTCGACCGGAAATCATTGAGGCGCTTCGCCGGATCGCGCCCGTCACGGCAATCAGAGGCAATATCGATACCGCCATCTGGGCGCAAATCTATCCGGACAGCCAAATGGTGAACCTGGGTGGGCGCTGTTTCTACGTCCTGCACGACCTCAAGACGCTGAGGGACGATCCGCGATCATCCGGCATTGATGTCATCGTCTCTGGCCATTCCCATCGGCCGCGGATCGAAACCATCGACGGCGTGCTCTATCTCAATCCCGGAAGCTGTGGGCCGCGACGGTTCAGCTTGCCCGTGACCATCGCGACCTTGGCGCTGGATGAGAACCGGATCGAGCCGCGCCTTCACCATCTCGATGCCACCGCACGCTGA